The genome window TTCGCCGGCATAGCCAGCTTTGCAAGTGTGGGAGCCGAGGTCAAGAACAATAGCCGAGACTTCATCTGCAAaccagagaaaaagaaagccccaaaaaattcaaatcagaGAAATCGAATATAGCATGCAAGTGTTGTTAGGTTTTTCATGTACTCACCGCCTCCGTACATAATTGAAGTTGAGGGAGAGACGagtgaaggaagaagaagatggtggTCTGGGTCTCGGCTCTGCGAGAGCGAGAGCGGGCGCgggggagagagggagagggttTAACGGGTTTGGATTTCGGGGGTTAATATTATGGTGGGGGGTTTTGTGCGTACAGTTGTTTCATGGATTTGGGTTCCACGCTTCCAGTAACGAGTAACGACTAGCTTTTCGAAAGGGTTAGCtcaaaattcatataatttCTTCCTTGTTATAAATCTAGAGGAAATTGTATGGAGGGAATTGAGATATGGAGAAAGTAGAGAAACTGATCTCATTATTGAAGATTTTTGATCTCTGTATATTACAATGAGGAGGGATGAACCTTTATGTAGGCAAAGCCTCTTCTAccatgtgggctccaccttcatttacaacactccTCCTTGGATACCACAGATGATACGGAATATGTCTCGTTAAAAATCTGgccagtaaaaacccagtgggacaaaaactggtcgaagggaaaaagagtacataaccatgtgtaacataaaattctgtgtatattgacacgcgtgcgacactgcctcgttaaaaccttacttggaaaaacccagtgggataaaaacctggacgaaggaaaaagagtatagTGTGTAAAGGTCTTTATTGATAGCACGCTCCTcctgatgcttggcaaaatatcttGAAGCCATACTATTGATCATCTTTCGGAATATCATAGTTaacactgcttctgtgagtcaatagTGTATGAAGGTCTTTATTAATActacgctccccctgatgaatatcttcccctgaaaacttcatgactagcttGTTCTagtaagcgaccatagagatttccagagtccgcatatctaataacacttgAGCTATTTGtaaattcactcaaaaatatgcccgtatatggtgttatgcttaGATAGCTTCAgatatgcctcacatcatcccaaaatgatggtgatggagttgagctctttctggaaaatacgatgtccggtccaatatacttccggaaaatccttaaagtgtccaacggataattcttataaaaatgcttcaatactttcttagtataagcaagaatctcgttAGCATAattcaggcacatgtcattcagggactggcttcatgcaatttcaatcctttcaaggattttgtttaaagggattaaactttatgacacattaaatagctttaacccagctatttatacatctttagggaatcgcttctggcgatatgctccgtgcatttaataacccttaaagataacatgttggtctccgtaaatgtgcaataaaggggcacaattgaatctataaatatggagaaaacccaacattccttgtttatgccaaaaaaacattgtgtcatacaaagtaggtatattcccttttattccgaacacccaagtataacttttagtattaacaaattttggggttcgtactgtgggtttgttctttcacgttcattcttatctataatggaattacctcattccattttggccaatgatattgtcgacatttaataattgaacgtggttccaatcaacacagcccattgatgatttgagtagctactccaaaatcaaaaattgtcattcatcaattcatgatcccaccattctcatgtgcatgcgcatgcatcaattataagcatttctttgcttttgggtacccaagccacttcagggggcttttatgatgtgagaatgtggattataacctccaatggagcgttattttatagtagggcgtggataatctccatttaggagttggaacatttagaacccatatatctgtcatgctgcaggcatgccccagattaatacatacatgtcaattaatttctgggactttaacccatacaatttgctacgcattaggcgtgcacaatatcaatattgacatgtcaaaggattgtcctttcgggacttcaatccacattatttgctacgcaacaggcgtgcatcatattgatcactgctatacccatattctgttcttatgggactttaatttgtgcagtgtattatcaatgtatccaacttgcaatctgtaaaatttgcattaataattcatggatacatacaagccattcttttggaacggacttatctccccatttggttacctttccagataaaatatcaaataagtatataagcataaaataacacaagtattgcttacatccttaggtgggagaaacttttctcaagtatcattcaaacttgtatcggcccagcaaatataatgtagtgcttgatgatctagttatatcctgcaagagaaaaaatcacaattcttttgcctctgtcaaaacaaataaccctcagagttaggatcacttcatggattctttcttcagatgttcattctaaagaaataaaatctcttatgaacagagagttacaaaaagagaaaaaatgcaaaaaaaaattgtgatattgattgcaagataaggtaagcaatcagggaaggaagctggtgggagcagacaaccAGCtcagcaatcaaggaaggaagctggtgggagcagacaacaagctctcatttctcctagtctagaaggacctcaggagattagagcataaggtcgccttcacagttccctgatgtagcggaaacgtgattagggatagtctcgcttcctgaatggatgatcagagatagtcttgcttctcgggcatattgagtgcttactgataagaaaaacaagtagatatcgcatcactaggtatggagaaaattggatgtcttctgcaaagaaaatttcgttagtaacacatttatacacaaatacaatgaataggtagaaccggtgaatttcaaattaaccataggaaaattgctagattctcgggatacttttgaaaaagtagctccgtgaaatccgtaaagcaagatcggctttgacgaaaataatacttaaaaacgccgaaagtgccgacaggcattattagaggccacgtgaagttttggactctgggaaagaaaaagataatatggggattcgagaagatattgggatcctggaaatgttgccacattttcgcctatagatattgcctttgcaaaacttgattggagcaactgcgtttcaactcaacttccttcattttctgaaactttagtttttgtaagactttcttcaaaaccttcttaaaatggcttcctcttcttcctgcccaaattatttcaatttaaatgatgctcccacaacaaccagtgacgccaaagtttggcgcccatcctttgtatcccaaaatcgtcatctcacagttaatgattctgtgatgatgaatgatgctactgctgtcatagtagctaggaatttcattattccaatggatgaaatgttgttgacagggaggtctgaggaagaggctattgatgactcaatggcttttagcattcagagtgctgcttctgtttctaacatggctgatcgtttgcgtgttagagcaaacgaggttcagaagctaacaactgaaaattcgtctcttcaaagaatgcttcatgagtctcaacaagaggttgagaaacttaaaggagagaataattccttgttgaaactggtgagttcatactccgttgatacactgagaaggctagacatgctgcaggtctccaatgaaagaattttgggagaccatgagaggcttatggctaagcttaagaggcgccgtcctcttccttcagaggcttccagaacataatgtaattttatagattttacagggcctgcaccttcattgcaggtggaaaaaatctatatgttgtatgctcctttcctgttataataattgcgcacgttcttaaacttgcacctgtggtttttacgtcttttcaaaatgacggtttggaaccttgtgccttataggttcaaataaccacatcgactctcccaaatttcatatttcaacgcATGGTAGCCCGGAACTTTTGGCCTGagctaaacacaaactcagaatttatttgcccttttcaaatggacatgaaatatgaattgagtaaaagccacgataatatcgcaatatagtagtgaagagcattaactactatatacccacaacttcaagttcaggatctctcatatatttagatccatgggcttccggcccagatataacaaaatatgtggggagcctcaattcattatttgaggtttatactgatattatccatttcacggtgtatttttaacaaccggaattcacaaaatatatttcttccttgaggtgtcgattataacataatcgaactttattaaattcatcattctcttatgccaaagaaatatgtggtgtaccacaatttgcaataatacctcaagggttgtccatttaactgttggaacttcaGGTTCTCAATACTGttaaattttgaacttcaggccaaagccacatattctcatggtatggacatttttacaattttatgtacatatttcgggacttcaagcccttacataattgtccatattttgaggaacttctggcatctcatttaattgctcatccatgagtttaaggaactgcaggttcccttttgtatatagtgacgttttacccaaaatggttaatatttatgcatacgtcactattcatgtgaatagtactgttcatcaagtcatgaatacatatctattcatgtgtacagtacatctgccagtacagttatcatccatgtgtacggcacttttaaccaatacggtactgttacatcattaaggaactctaggtccttatttacatgtcaaggatcaaggaccctcaagtccaatcacatgtttacaaatacagtaccggagagactgccagctctcattttaatatcatcatcaaggatcttcaagtcctgatgtaattgtatgatgaggatcaaggaacttctggtcctgatctgcatactgtaaaaactcatcatacagcacaattaatccataaaataaattaatggtaaagaaattactggtatggacgataaacccgcactatactttaaataaatgtaaatgtgcggtaaaataaattcataaattaaattgcttgctgtatggacgttaatcccgcaccataccttaaataaaattaaatgtgtggtaaagtaaattcataaagtatgagggttaattccacatcatactttaagtaaaagtaaatttgcgataaagtaaacgtgcttgtatgggcactaattctgccccatacatttaaataaaagtaaaggcgtggacgataaaccctcaccacccttttaaatagatactgttgtatgggtaataaacctacaccatacaataaataatgtacagtaaagtaatttcataaagtatgagggttaattccacatcatactttaagtaaaagtaaatttgcgataaagtaaacgtgcttgtatgggcactaattctgctccatacatttaaatcagagtaaagacaattatttgtgggttcatatcaacaccacaatcaaatagTATGGTATTATATTAAATCTTTATAAAGTAGAAGTCATATTTATCCCGACCGAAGTGCACGTTAAGATTCCAAAACTAAGAGACCAAGTGGGTGGCTGTCAATCAGTAAAGCCTGgcaatccttttttttttttttttttttgtggtagGAAAGGGTCCAAAgacttagaaatttttttatgatatCCATTTGTTAtccaaaacaattttgtttggttCCTCTCCTTTTTGAGACATGAGAGTTACTTTTGACGTAAATTGCTTAAAACTTGCAACTTTACAACTTGTTCACACTTCCAAGTCAAGCAAGCAACGAAGTTGTTTGGGTCTGATACTGTTGCAGAAGTTGTAACAATTGCAAGAACCCTGCTCTGCTTGCGATTGAATATACACCACTCCAAGCTGATGGAGTCTTGCCACAACTCCATTGAGCCATAGAAGAAGACGTGAGGAATCCTTAGCCTTCTCCGCCTCAACAAAATAGTAAAAGAGTGCACGACCTGCTTCTTTATCCACTGTAACATACCCACCATACTGAGAGAAATTCACATGGGGTTGTCCAGGCAAGCTATCAATCCTGTCCTTCTCCTTCAACCCCTCCCGAGGATGAATTTTGGCTCCATTGTCGCGAAGAATTGCCTTGAATTGGCTCGTGTCGATGCCCGCACCTTTCTTCAACTTGGACTTGTAAAGCTGAGCAAGTGCTTGTGATTGCTTGTTCCCAAGGATTTGAGGGAGATCAGAGGCcttggatttttgggtttggatgCAAAGAAGGAATGATTGTTCTAAGAAATCTCCAGGAAAGGCTATGGGAGGTCACTCAGTTTTATATGACAAGAGAGAGGGACCAGATGGTTGTTGTGGTGGTAGATACAGCCGCCATGAGAGGCTTGAATTATGCTCAGGGCCCACTGgaatatggagaagaattgaagaCCCATGAGAAGTTTTGTGAACCAAGTCTGGTTCTTGAATTTGTGAAGTGGGTTATCTAAGAAATCAAAGGAAAATCCCAGCGGAGAATTAGCTTGCGATTAGGCTATTCGGAATTTGATTCCTTCAATGTAACAAGAAAAAGACTACTggaaaatttgttttcaaatacTAAAGTTATGAAACAAATGTGTTAATTAAGCACctagacttttttttttttttttttttttttttggggtttaatTACAGTACACGCAAGTCTTCTCGaactcatttattttatttcttaatcccatcattttattaaaaagataatttttaaaaaatttcttttatttcttaatccaatcattttatttataataataaaatagagttttttttattgaatatTTGCCTTTCCTTCTTCTCACCAGCATTGAACTTTCATGTCAAGAAAGAGGTGCCTGATCATCGAGCTACCTCATAGAAAGAGTACTTCTCTCCTTACGGGTAAGGAGAAACTTCTCCTTACCTAATAATGTGGCTTAACTACAAATTGGcatatgtactttttttttttttaaagtctcAAAAGTGTTTTTACCTTTTCTTTCATTcgtaaaattaatttctttttttatttcataccTCAGTTAAATTTGAAgtattttgtggacttttcTAACTCCTCTCCAACAGTTCACCTTAAGCCAAATTGCCACTGACAATGTTGGTAGGCATGGTTTCTTCATGgagttttatctttttaaaggACATAGCCATTTTTGgagttttatctttttaaaggATATAGACATTTTTGAATCAAGCAAACTTTGAGTTGTAGAGACCGTagaataagaaattaaaatacatCTATAATGTCTCATTGCCTAATTATAAAAAACTAAGGAGGTTATTTGTGGGATagatgaaagaaaaacaaaatctgtTATGAATGATAAaatagaagaaacaaaaatatttttgagggaaaaaaaagtaatcATGTCAGTTCGTGGTTGAGCCACATCACTAGGTAAGGAGGATTCCTCCTTACGGTTAAGGAGGAGTTTCTCCTTATGGGTAAAGAGGGAAGTATTGTCCTCTTAAAAATGGAGAGCAAACTGAACAGTTTCGTAGACGTGCTAGTGTAGTTTGCAAGAGGAAGCCCCAAAATGTTGATAGTAAAAGAAGCACATTCCGCCAATATCCTGCAATCTAATCTATACATGAGATATTAATATTAAGATGTATATTTTGCCTTAGGTATACACTTTAGGTCCTctaatcttctttttcatgaAGAAACATGGCTAACAATTTGAATTTGTGAGTTCATGAAACAGTTCTGTCCACGTCTGTAACCGACTGGCAATCCTCTGGTGAGCCGGCATTAAAGAGTCACCCTCTTGCGAGATTTTGCTTCCTACTCCGGTTTTAGTTTCAGAGAGGCGCTGCAGGGGTAGTTTCTTGTCATAACAAGTCCACTATAAAAGCTCAATATATGGGGAGAAAAGGcaagaaaaaatggaaaagaaaaatgggaaCCGATTACTTACCTGTTTATACAGTAACGCTTTCCCGTGGGTGGTGGTCCATCATCAAAGACATGGCCAAGATGAGCATCACATGCGGCACAAAGAACTTCCGTGCGAGGCATGATTATAATAGACAAGTCTAACTTGGACTTCACATTGTTTCCTATCGGCTGGTAATAAGATGGCCAACCGGTTCCACTATCAAATTTGGTAGATGATCTGAAggagaaaatatttttatcaatcGATGTTAAAGAATGTGCAAGAGCATAATATTCAATGAAAAGCCCAAAATTAGATAGAATAGTACTTACTCAAATAGAGGTGTGTCACAACATATGCAATGGTAAGTTCCTTGAGTTTTGGTATTCCAGTATTCCCTGAAGATTAAGATAAAAAGGCCAACATGAATAACAGGTGAAATTTGATAAGAGGAACGCAAGTAGCTAACTGTCTCCATCAACATCAGTTGTTTGGTTGTGCTTGTGTGGGAAGTAAGCATGAGCAACATTTTTCGTTCCACCATGTATTCAAGCTTGCAATTGGTAAAAAGATATTTGCGGGCGAGCAAGGATCAAGgctgaaaagagaaaaatccaTCCTTTATGCTGTATACTATGATACTATCCTAAGTACTCCCGTCGGAAGCCAGATTCCAACCCTATAAAATGCATACAGAAACTTGCTCATGTTTGCCTCATGACATGGTTAGAAAGTCCTTCTGACTTATTATTATGCAACAAGGCCAATTACTGGCCATTCTTCAATTGTTTGTAAAGAAAGGCTAATAATTGTCTTTGTTTGGTCAGGCTTAGGCCCTCCTCCATTCGAGAAACCGAGAAAAATGGCTAGTAATTCTACTTCTGAGCTAGCGGAAAATGTGCATGCCATATAACTAGAATGCATGAACTGCAAGAAAATTTTCCCACATCCTATATAGATATTTTCCTATTATACAAGATTCAAGGGGTATAAGATCGcagagaaaacaaagaacTAATCAGCATCCCTCTATTACCAAAGGCCTCTTTAGGTCTGAAGAGCCTAACATAACTTGCAAGATGAAAATTTTACTTTGAAACTTCCTAGTAGGTCCTCAAAAGCTCccaaaaatgaattaaatttcaagttcaaaatttcagCTAACAAAGTTGGAAAGATAGTGGATCTTCTGCAataacaaacatcaaattccAGATTAAAGAAGCATATAATATACCCAGTGAAAGCCCTCTCTGTTCCCTTTTTACGAGTGATGTAAAACTGTTCCTGGGTAAGCCGCTTCTTCCATTCTTGATCACTTACAGATTTATAGTCAACCACACCTGTCTCTGCACATGACCAGTAAACAGAAACACAACATAAAAATTATGATAATCAAAGATTCTTTATCCTGCACATGCATAAATGAAAATCCATTTCATGTGAGAAAATATTTGAACTTATAACGGAATTGGGCATCACCCAAAAACACAAGGATATTAAATAACATATCTTTCTATAAATCCAatatcaattttcaaaatggaaaataaattCAGATTAACTTCTTCATTGGGTCACCATATATATACACCTAAATAGAAAATACCTTGAGAACTTCTGTCTGGTGAAGAAGCAGATGAACCCATTGCACGAACAGAGAAGCAGAGCCTCGGTTTGGCCAAAGGTCGGGAATTCAATACAAAATTCTTGGATTTCAAGCCAAAGACGAACTGAGTTTTCGAGGAAATGCAAGCTGCTGTTGTTGGTAAGCTCAAACTACAACCAGAAGATGCCATTGACGACCTTGAAACTCAACTCTCTTATATAACTTCTACGTTTTCCTACAGCAATCGCAAATGGGCACAAAATCGTTAGCCGAAAATTATCTTCTGTTGTCGATATGAAACGAGGGATGGTAGTAAATCAATGCTGGCCGTTCGATTAGTGTTTTGTTTTCGGTGTTGATTTGAGATCGGCATTTTGATTCGATAGATCACGCAACTAACACTGGACTTGGAGCAGCAGATTTATGTTTCGGACACGTGGCTTTCGTTTACATGAATTTGGAGAAAGAGGCTCTCTGATGACCACTTTAGGACGTTTggatttttttagattttacCTGACTCGTCCCAGTTTTCATCTAATTTGCGGGAAGGGAGATACAAACTGGGGTGTAAAAAAGTGAAATCACTGTTGTTACCAGCTCGCCAATCCATCTGCTAAAAAGTATTAGAATTTTCGATTAGTCCTACAAAGCTAGTTTctgcgagagagagagagagagagagagagagcgactGCAATGAGTGCCATGAGAGCGGTAGCATTTTCACCATCAAATCAATGGTACgataaaatccaaacccattTCTCAAACCACCCAAACAGAGCAATCAACACAAACCCACATCTTCAATTCAACAACACCACCCAAAACCAATCCAATAGAAGAAACCTATTTCCCTGTTTCTCCACAGATGCAtcaaaaactccaaacccaCCAACCCCTCTCACCATCACAAACTCGCCTCTTGTTGTAGTGGGCTCAGCCAATGCAGACATCTATGTGGAGATTGACAGGCTGCCCAAAGAAGGCGAGACCATTTCAGCCAAGAATGGCCAGACCCTGGCTGGTGGCAAAGGCGCCAACCAGGCTGCCTGTGGAGGCAAGCTTTCTTACCCAACATACTTTGTGGGTCAGGTGGGTGAAGATGCCCATGGGAAGCTGATCACTGAGGCTCTGCAGAGTGGTGGGGTCCACCTTGATCACTTGAGTGCTGTTTCTGCTGCACCCACTGGGCATGCTGTGGTGATGTTGCAATCTGATGGGCAAAACTCCATCATCATTGTTGGTGGTGCCAACATGCACTGCTGGCCTGAGAAGCTTTCTGATGAGGATTTGGAGGTTGTGAGGAATGCTGGGATTGTTTTGCTTCAGAGGGAGATCCCAGAATCGGTCAACACTCAGGTTGCAAAGGTCAGggcttttctatttttttaatttttaaattcacttttgtttatttatttaatagtAATCAACTTGGATGTTACACTTTGGGTAATGATGAAAGATGGTAAGCTTCTTGGAGATTGTTATCTTCTGCTAGAATAGGATCACATGCTCTTACAATGACTTCGTGAAGTCTTTGATGATttagttttgattttaattacAACAGGATTCGTTTTGTTGAAGGTGTTTCAACTTGAAATCTAAGAAAGTTTCATTTCCTTTGTTACAGAATTGAAATTTGTGAAATTTATGTTGTTGGCATTTGTGATTATGTATGTTGGGTATTAGAAAGCTTGAGCTTTCTTGGATCTAGGTAAAAGGGCTGATTGGCTATTGTATGCGTGAATCTGTGCGGTATTGATGTTTCTTTTAGgctttttgttctgtttttccTGCAAGACATTTCCTTCAGTTTGTTGATCAGAATGCGGCAGGAAGATCAAAGGTAGAGAACTGAAGACGTTTTAATAGTACATTTTTGAGTTGTGGATTTTTATGGGGTTTCCAAACTGGATgtgaacaacaaaaaacagtATTAGCTTAACAGCACACTGGTTCTTTAGTAATCAACATAATAGCCTGATTAGTTTTGTGGGAGAAGGAAGATCCATGTAGCTTCTGGAAGGCATTAGTTCAACCaactttgaatttgaaattacaAGTGATGTCTTGCTCAGAATAGCTTTTTCGGACTAACGTATTGAATAGAATAAATGCTCAGGAAGCTATACACTTATATTTTACTTGTCGCATGTGTGTGAATCTAATTAAATATTCTATGTTGTTTT of Prunus dulcis chromosome 4, ALMONDv2, whole genome shotgun sequence contains these proteins:
- the LOC117624591 gene encoding peptide methionine sulfoxide reductase B1, chloroplastic, with protein sequence MASSGCSLSLPTTAACISSKTQFVFGLKSKNFVLNSRPLAKPRLCFSVRAMGSSASSPDRSSQETGVVDYKSVSDQEWKKRLTQEQFYITRKKGTERAFTGEYWNTKTQGTYHCICCDTPLFESSTKFDSGTGWPSYYQPIGNNVKSKLDLSIIIMPRTEVLCAACDAHLGHVFDDGPPPTGKRYCINSASLKLKPE
- the LOC117624592 gene encoding ribokinase, with the translated sequence MSAMRAVAFSPSNQWYDKIQTHFSNHPNRAINTNPHLQFNNTTQNQSNRRNLFPCFSTDASKTPNPPTPLTITNSPLVVVGSANADIYVEIDRLPKEGETISAKNGQTLAGGKGANQAACGGKLSYPTYFVGQVGEDAHGKLITEALQSGGVHLDHLSAVSAAPTGHAVVMLQSDGQNSIIIVGGANMHCWPEKLSDEDLEVVRNAGIVLLQREIPESVNTQVAKAAKSAGVPVILDAGGMDAPISQELLNFVDILSPNETELGRLTGMPTENFEQISHAVVKFHKMGVKQVLVKLGSRGSALFVEGEEPIKQSVISAAKVLDTTGAGDTFTASFAVALVEGKSKRECLRFAAAAASLCVQVKGAIPSMPERKSVLNLLQSH